In Dethiosulfovibrio russensis, a single genomic region encodes these proteins:
- a CDS encoding SPFH domain-containing protein, which produces MQEIIWVIQDSMDFAVLVFFAFFAVVILLSGIKIVPQAHRVVVERLGKFHRVLSPGVNFIFPVLDRPKATEWVFRRGLRKTSSLDMREQILDFPKQNIISRDNVVMEINAMLYFQISDPFKAIYEIANLPMALEKLTQTSLRSVMGEMELDEIFSKRSEINESLRSTLDEASDVWGVKVTRVEIQDVNPPESVQTAMQRQMEAERTRRAVVTEANGQRDAEVNRAEGKKRAIELEAEGMANARIRLAEAEAEALSKISEALMAHAGSKDPTSYLVALKYLESLKEMSAGDKTKMVYLPYEASSILSSVGAMKELFKERA; this is translated from the coding sequence ATGCAGGAGATAATATGGGTGATTCAGGATTCCATGGACTTTGCGGTTTTGGTTTTCTTCGCCTTTTTCGCGGTGGTGATCCTCCTATCGGGGATAAAGATAGTTCCTCAGGCCCACAGGGTCGTGGTGGAGCGTCTCGGCAAGTTTCATCGCGTCCTTTCGCCGGGGGTCAACTTTATCTTTCCCGTGCTGGATCGTCCCAAGGCGACGGAGTGGGTTTTCAGAAGAGGTTTACGCAAGACGTCCAGTCTGGATATGAGAGAGCAGATCCTGGACTTTCCCAAGCAGAACATAATCTCTAGAGACAACGTGGTCATGGAGATCAACGCCATGCTGTATTTTCAGATCAGCGACCCCTTCAAGGCCATCTACGAGATAGCTAACCTGCCTATGGCCCTGGAGAAGCTTACCCAGACCTCTCTCAGAAGCGTAATGGGCGAGATGGAGCTGGACGAGATTTTCAGTAAAAGGTCCGAGATAAACGAGAGCCTCAGGAGCACTCTCGACGAGGCCAGCGACGTCTGGGGAGTGAAGGTTACCAGGGTTGAGATCCAGGACGTAAATCCTCCCGAGTCGGTACAGACCGCCATGCAGCGCCAGATGGAGGCGGAGAGAACCAGACGGGCCGTTGTAACCGAGGCCAATGGACAGAGGGACGCCGAGGTTAACCGAGCCGAGGGAAAGAAACGGGCTATCGAGCTCGAGGCAGAGGGAATGGCCAACGCCAGGATAAGACTTGCCGAGGCGGAGGCGGAGGCTCTGTCAAAGATCTCCGAGGCCCTGATGGCCCACGCCGGAAGCAAGGATCCGACATCCTATCTGGTTGCCCTGAAATATCTGGAGTCCCTGAAGGAGATGTCCGCCGGAGACAAGACCAAGATGGTCTACCTGCCGTACGAAGCGTCGTCCATACTGAGTTCCGTAGGGGCCATGAAGGAACTGTTTAAAGAGCGGGCGTGA
- the trpA gene encoding tryptophan synthase subunit alpha, with amino-acid sequence MRDLKVIFDGGTALIPFVMAGDPDLETTVSLVEAMVKAGADAVELGMPFSDPLADGPVIQEAGQRALACGTTLESVVKIAGEIAGKVAVPIILMGYFNPIMSYGVDRFASDLADAGVAAVIVPDLPFDEGDELHDALRAHGVTPILMVSPNIADDRLAEIGRRAEGFVYCVSLLGVTGQGSLHEGMASYIERVRRNVSVPLALGFGIDGPERAAQVAPLVDGVVVGSAVVKAVHGSGGGPKGVACGAKLIGEIASAIG; translated from the coding sequence ATGAGAGACCTTAAGGTGATTTTCGACGGGGGAACCGCTTTGATCCCCTTCGTGATGGCGGGAGACCCGGACCTGGAGACCACCGTCAGCCTGGTGGAGGCCATGGTGAAGGCCGGTGCCGACGCGGTTGAGCTGGGCATGCCCTTTTCCGATCCGTTGGCGGACGGTCCGGTGATACAGGAGGCGGGGCAGAGGGCTTTGGCCTGTGGCACCACCCTGGAATCGGTGGTGAAAATCGCCGGAGAGATAGCCGGAAAGGTAGCGGTGCCGATCATCCTGATGGGATATTTCAACCCGATCATGTCCTACGGGGTGGACCGTTTCGCCTCAGACCTGGCAGACGCCGGTGTGGCGGCGGTGATAGTTCCCGACCTGCCATTCGACGAGGGAGACGAACTTCACGACGCCCTGAGGGCCCATGGGGTGACGCCTATACTGATGGTCTCCCCCAACATAGCCGACGACAGGCTGGCCGAGATAGGCCGCAGGGCAGAGGGGTTCGTCTACTGCGTGTCCCTGCTGGGGGTGACGGGTCAGGGAAGCCTTCACGAGGGAATGGCGAGCTACATCGAAAGGGTGAGGCGTAACGTCTCGGTGCCTCTGGCGCTGGGGTTCGGAATAGACGGTCCGGAGAGAGCCGCACAGGTGGCCCCTCTGGTGGACGGCGTTGTGGTAGGAAGCGCCGTGGTGAAGGCGGTCCACGGCTCCGGCGGAGGACCAAAGGGAGTGGCCTGCGGAGCGAAACTGATAGGTGAGATAGCCTCCGCAATTGGGTAG
- a CDS encoding anthranilate synthase component I family protein — protein sequence MSAFTKVPSIEVTSVDLFRSMAEEHDMVPVVWRGPSDGLDPADLFQGLNRSDLGAFLLESGGSGRYSFVGVEPERVFSVDDGGESLRSDLDSYLDVRRPKLEGFPPFTGGVAGYFGYGMAEAWEPLFHGTDRRLRKEDTARAVLMGFTSVVALDHETDELFLIRNVRIPSGASEKEIEDLYRSAVEFLEDLAKTIDTVVPAELPTGPAKVDPIEAEMDRKNFMEMVEKGKEHIVAGDVCQVVLSQAFSADTDLSSDEIYRALREGNPSPYLFRMEFPGLELIGSSPEVHVKLEGGKALIRPLAGTRKRGSSEERDLELEEELRTDEKERAEHVMLVDLARNDLGRTCSFGSVEVTELLGVERYSQVMHLVSQVEGRIRHDETALDLLETSFPAGTVSGAPKIRAMEIIEDLEPAPRGPYAGAVGYVGFDGDMDTCIAIRTMSRRGNRVTVQAGAGIVYDSVPEMEYMETENKARALFKALERAAEKRSKR from the coding sequence ATGAGCGCTTTCACGAAAGTCCCGAGTATAGAGGTCACGTCTGTCGACCTTTTCAGGTCCATGGCTGAAGAACACGATATGGTGCCGGTGGTCTGGCGAGGTCCCTCCGACGGGCTCGATCCGGCCGACCTTTTTCAGGGACTGAATCGGTCGGACCTTGGGGCCTTTCTATTGGAGAGCGGCGGTTCCGGGCGGTACTCCTTCGTGGGGGTCGAACCCGAGAGGGTCTTCTCCGTTGACGACGGCGGCGAGTCCCTCAGGTCCGATCTTGATTCCTATCTCGACGTAAGAAGGCCGAAGCTGGAGGGGTTCCCACCCTTCACCGGAGGGGTGGCGGGATACTTCGGCTACGGCATGGCCGAGGCCTGGGAGCCCCTGTTTCACGGAACGGATCGCCGCCTGAGAAAAGAGGACACGGCGAGGGCCGTTCTCATGGGTTTTACCTCGGTTGTGGCACTGGACCACGAGACCGACGAGCTCTTTCTGATCCGAAACGTACGCATCCCTTCCGGGGCTTCGGAAAAAGAGATCGAAGATCTGTATCGGTCGGCGGTCGAGTTTCTGGAAGACCTGGCGAAAACGATCGATACCGTCGTTCCGGCGGAACTCCCGACCGGTCCGGCAAAGGTGGACCCGATAGAGGCCGAGATGGACCGTAAAAATTTCATGGAGATGGTGGAGAAAGGCAAGGAGCACATAGTGGCCGGAGACGTCTGTCAGGTGGTGCTGTCGCAGGCCTTCTCCGCCGATACGGACCTCTCCTCCGACGAAATATATCGGGCGCTCCGTGAGGGAAACCCGTCGCCCTATCTTTTCAGGATGGAGTTCCCCGGACTGGAGCTGATAGGTTCCTCTCCGGAGGTACACGTGAAGCTGGAGGGAGGAAAGGCCCTTATCCGACCTCTGGCCGGGACCAGAAAGAGGGGCTCCTCGGAGGAGCGGGACCTTGAGCTGGAAGAGGAGCTTCGCACCGACGAGAAGGAGAGGGCCGAACACGTCATGCTGGTGGACCTTGCAAGAAACGATCTGGGACGAACCTGTTCCTTTGGCTCCGTGGAGGTCACCGAGCTTCTGGGGGTGGAGCGCTATTCCCAGGTGATGCACCTGGTATCGCAGGTGGAGGGTCGTATAAGGCACGACGAGACCGCTCTGGATCTGCTGGAGACGTCCTTTCCCGCCGGTACCGTTTCCGGCGCCCCGAAGATAAGGGCCATGGAGATCATAGAGGATCTCGAGCCCGCCCCGAGGGGGCCCTACGCCGGGGCGGTGGGATACGTCGGTTTCGACGGCGACATGGATACCTGCATAGCCATAAGAACGATGAGCAGACGGGGTAACAGGGTAACGGTCCAGGCCGGGGCGGGAATAGTCTACGACTCGGTTCCAGAGATGGAGTACATGGAGACGGAGAACAAGGCCAGAGCCTTGTTCAAGGCGTTGGAGAGAGCGGCGGAAAAGAGGTCGAAGAGATGA
- a CDS encoding NfeD family protein, which translates to MAFLSLWQFWAVLAIVLLIGEIASPGFVLGCFALACLPPLALGLVWPSVAGASLDGRLALAVFALSSLAGLWLIRPSVVRHLYGAKERKSDVDGMVGSLGVVVKAIPSGETGGGYVKLRGSQWWAFHVDGRSVPEGTEVEVVRVSGAKVMVRESGRASEEDERR; encoded by the coding sequence ATGGCGTTTTTGTCACTCTGGCAGTTTTGGGCCGTTCTGGCGATAGTGCTTCTAATAGGAGAGATAGCCTCTCCCGGGTTCGTGCTGGGATGCTTCGCCCTGGCCTGTCTTCCTCCTTTGGCGTTGGGGCTGGTATGGCCGTCCGTAGCGGGGGCGTCTCTTGACGGCCGCCTGGCGTTGGCGGTCTTCGCACTGTCATCTTTGGCCGGACTGTGGCTGATCCGTCCGTCGGTGGTACGCCATCTCTACGGGGCCAAGGAGCGAAAGTCGGACGTGGACGGCATGGTCGGCTCTCTGGGGGTGGTAGTCAAGGCCATCCCGTCCGGAGAGACCGGCGGAGGATACGTCAAGCTCAGAGGATCCCAGTGGTGGGCCTTTCATGTGGACGGACGTTCCGTTCCCGAGGGGACGGAGGTGGAGGTCGTTCGGGTTTCAGGGGCCAAGGTGATGGTGCGGGAGTCCGGAAGGGCTTCCGAAGAAGACGAGCGGAGGTGA
- a CDS encoding anthranilate synthase component II, producing MILMIDNYDSFTWNLVQMLSSFDRVEVVRNYGPTVSDLKAMAPDRLVISPGPGTPSEAGISKDAIGAFAGKIPVLGVCLGHQAMAEVFGGKVVRADVPCHGKVSPVFHRGEGIFEQLPSPFGATRYHSLVVEERTLPPEMRVTARTGDGTIMAMEHERHSLYGVQFHPEAVLTEAGRLLLKNFCGLTSGKNERRCDRYVENCA from the coding sequence ATGATCTTGATGATAGACAACTACGATTCATTTACCTGGAACCTGGTCCAGATGCTTTCGTCCTTCGACCGGGTGGAGGTGGTCCGAAACTACGGGCCAACCGTGAGTGACCTGAAGGCCATGGCGCCGGACCGGCTAGTGATCTCTCCCGGCCCCGGAACGCCTTCGGAGGCGGGTATATCCAAGGACGCCATAGGGGCCTTCGCCGGAAAGATCCCGGTTCTGGGCGTATGTCTGGGCCATCAGGCCATGGCCGAGGTTTTCGGAGGAAAGGTGGTCCGGGCGGACGTTCCCTGCCACGGCAAGGTGTCGCCGGTGTTTCACCGGGGGGAGGGGATCTTCGAACAGCTTCCGTCGCCCTTCGGCGCCACCAGATACCACTCTCTGGTCGTCGAGGAGAGAACTCTTCCGCCGGAGATGAGGGTAACCGCCAGGACCGGCGACGGAACGATCATGGCGATGGAACACGAGAGGCACTCGCTTTACGGAGTCCAGTTCCATCCCGAGGCGGTGCTTACCGAGGCGGGAAGGCTGTTGTTGAAGAATTTCTGCGGACTGACGTCCGGCAAAAACGAGAGGAGATGTGACCGCTATGTTGAGAACTGCGCTTGA
- a CDS encoding phosphoribosylanthranilate isomerase, with amino-acid sequence MKIKICGLTRREDVETALSLGVDALGFILADSPRKVSLEDVSSLVGGLPPFSSTVAVVANPSESELEEIVSSRLFDCVQFHGSESPEIVASVPIKTIKAFGIASKEDLDEALSYGGADWLLLDGRVGRATGGTGRPFDWKMLRGRQIGRPWILAGGLGPDNLEKAVRTAMPPTVDLNSALETAPGIKDGKRMARAVEIVRVLEGEEL; translated from the coding sequence GTGAAGATCAAGATATGCGGCCTCACCCGTAGGGAGGACGTGGAGACGGCCCTTTCCCTGGGGGTGGACGCCCTGGGATTCATACTGGCGGACAGCCCGAGAAAAGTTTCCCTGGAGGACGTGTCGAGTCTCGTAGGGGGCCTGCCTCCCTTTTCCTCCACCGTCGCGGTGGTGGCGAACCCGTCCGAGTCGGAGCTTGAGGAGATAGTCTCCAGCCGCCTTTTCGACTGCGTCCAGTTTCACGGTTCCGAGAGCCCCGAGATCGTGGCTTCGGTGCCCATAAAGACGATCAAGGCCTTCGGCATAGCCTCGAAAGAGGACCTGGACGAGGCCCTGTCCTACGGCGGAGCGGACTGGCTTCTGCTGGACGGCAGGGTCGGTCGGGCCACCGGAGGAACGGGCCGTCCCTTCGACTGGAAGATGCTTCGAGGCAGGCAAATAGGCCGACCGTGGATACTGGCGGGAGGGCTCGGGCCGGACAACCTGGAAAAGGCGGTCCGGACCGCGATGCCTCCGACGGTGGATCTGAACAGCGCCCTGGAGACCGCCCCGGGAATAAAGGACGGAAAAAGGATGGCTCGGGCGGTCGAGATCGTCAGGGTCCTTGAGGGAGAGGAGCTGTAA
- a CDS encoding putative PDDEXK endonuclease produces the protein MKIHSKNKIRGNYFESKIAKTLQDHFGLTDHECHRAQASGNFRTEYGDIYFKDQERHPLIVECKYRKEISLDWFFPYFNSNVLSWVDQAKESEKKFKAKFPSLSFLSILIAARPNQRDGYVMILNNSLNIPTPTKRFIVDGYEITTMSNLLKTLPKEF, from the coding sequence ATGAAAATTCATAGTAAGAATAAAATCAGAGGTAACTATTTTGAATCAAAAATAGCAAAAACTCTTCAGGACCATTTTGGCTTAACTGATCATGAATGTCACAGGGCACAGGCTTCTGGAAATTTTCGAACGGAATATGGCGATATATATTTTAAAGACCAAGAAAGGCATCCACTGATAGTGGAATGCAAATACAGAAAGGAAATTTCATTAGATTGGTTTTTTCCGTATTTTAACTCTAACGTTTTATCCTGGGTAGACCAGGCAAAAGAATCAGAGAAAAAATTCAAAGCGAAATTCCCGTCTTTGAGCTTTCTGTCTATCCTGATAGCCGCTAGGCCAAATCAGCGGGATGGGTATGTTATGATATTGAATAACTCGTTAAATATACCGACCCCAACTAAGAGGTTTATAGTGGATGGATATGAAATAACGACGATGTCAAACCTGTTGAAAACCTTGCCTAAGGAGTTTTGA
- a CDS encoding indole-3-glycerol phosphate synthase TrpC produces the protein MILDRIVARKAEEVAALTAPRKSLFEALAVSGTSVIGEIKRGSPSKGAFAPDADLPAKVEAYERGGVAALSILTDRDFFLGGEDVLCSLRPGTDLPILRKDFLIHPVQLEQSRLIGADAVLLIAAILPGDGLKEMISQTAKLGMEPLVEVHDEKELHRALEADAKIVGINNRDLRDFSVDLSVSERLIGEMVRLGARDGRVVVAESGIGSGEDTKRLKASGVDAVLVGEALMRSDDPASIVVELRGAP, from the coding sequence GTGATACTGGACCGCATAGTCGCCAGGAAGGCGGAGGAGGTGGCGGCCCTGACCGCTCCCAGAAAATCCCTCTTCGAGGCCCTGGCGGTTTCGGGAACGTCCGTCATAGGGGAGATAAAAAGAGGATCTCCCAGCAAGGGAGCCTTCGCCCCGGACGCCGATCTTCCGGCAAAGGTGGAGGCCTACGAGAGAGGCGGGGTCGCCGCACTGTCCATCCTGACCGACAGGGATTTCTTCCTGGGAGGCGAGGATGTGCTGTGCTCCCTCCGTCCCGGTACGGATCTGCCCATACTTCGGAAGGATTTTCTGATCCATCCGGTTCAACTGGAACAGAGCCGCCTTATAGGGGCCGACGCCGTGCTGCTCATAGCCGCCATACTTCCCGGAGACGGACTGAAGGAGATGATCTCTCAGACGGCGAAACTAGGCATGGAGCCTTTGGTGGAGGTCCACGACGAAAAAGAACTGCATCGGGCACTGGAGGCCGACGCGAAAATAGTGGGCATCAACAACAGGGATCTGAGGGACTTTTCCGTGGACCTCTCCGTCTCGGAGCGTCTTATCGGAGAGATGGTCCGCCTCGGTGCCAGAGACGGACGCGTAGTCGTTGCAGAGAGCGGCATAGGCTCCGGTGAGGACACGAAAAGGCTGAAGGCCTCCGGGGTGGACGCCGTTCTGGTGGGAGAGGCGCTTATGAGGTCCGACGACCCCGCCTCGATTGTCGTCGAGCTGAGGGGAGCGCCGTGA
- the trpD gene encoding anthranilate phosphoribosyltransferase, with product MLRTALETLLRRENLTKDAMEEAMDGIMDGRASEAQVAAFLTGLRAKGETVEEIAAAAKVMRGKAMAVSVPRAPLLDIVGTGGDCTGTFNISTAAAIVAASAGVAVAKHGNRSVSSRCGSADVLEALGVPFLSSPGSVAECIDRTGFGFLFAPNFHSAMKNVAPIRKAMGVRTIFNVLGPLTNPAMPDRELMGVFSPELVTPMAKVLGSLGMKRAMVVHGHGGMDELSLSGPNRACLFDDGEIVEMEITPESVGLSSAPIGFAVGGDAQVNREIVLSILKGKEGPKKDVVLLNSGAALFVAGRVESIAAGVSMAKEVMDSGLAGKKLEEIAETARSLEGAA from the coding sequence ATGTTGAGAACTGCGCTTGAGACCTTACTCCGCAGGGAGAACCTGACGAAAGACGCTATGGAAGAGGCTATGGACGGAATCATGGACGGCAGGGCGTCGGAGGCTCAGGTCGCCGCCTTTCTCACCGGGCTGAGGGCCAAGGGCGAGACTGTGGAGGAGATCGCCGCCGCCGCCAAGGTCATGAGGGGCAAGGCCATGGCGGTGTCCGTTCCGAGGGCGCCTCTTCTGGACATAGTGGGAACCGGCGGAGACTGCACCGGAACCTTCAACATATCCACAGCCGCCGCCATAGTGGCCGCCTCCGCCGGGGTTGCCGTGGCAAAACACGGCAACAGGTCCGTTTCCAGCAGATGCGGCAGCGCCGACGTTCTGGAGGCCTTGGGGGTTCCCTTTTTGTCCTCTCCCGGCTCGGTGGCGGAATGCATCGACAGGACCGGCTTCGGCTTTTTATTCGCTCCGAACTTCCACAGCGCCATGAAAAACGTGGCCCCTATCAGAAAGGCCATGGGGGTTAGGACCATATTCAACGTCCTCGGTCCCCTCACCAACCCGGCCATGCCCGACCGGGAGCTCATGGGCGTCTTCTCGCCGGAGCTGGTGACTCCCATGGCGAAGGTCCTGGGATCCTTGGGGATGAAGAGGGCCATGGTGGTCCACGGCCACGGCGGAATGGACGAGCTGTCCCTTTCCGGACCAAACAGAGCCTGCCTTTTCGACGACGGCGAGATTGTAGAGATGGAGATAACCCCCGAGTCGGTGGGGCTCTCCTCCGCCCCGATCGGTTTCGCCGTCGGAGGAGACGCCCAGGTCAACCGGGAAATAGTCCTCTCGATACTGAAGGGAAAGGAGGGGCCGAAAAAAGACGTCGTCCTACTGAACTCCGGAGCGGCCCTTTTCGTGGCAGGTCGAGTGGAGTCGATCGCCGCGGGGGTCTCCATGGCGAAAGAGGTTATGGACTCGGGCCTGGCGGGTAAAAAGCTCGAAGAGATCGCCGAGACCGCCCGCTCTCTGGAGGGGGCGGCGTGA
- a CDS encoding diguanylate cyclase domain-containing protein: protein MFVVSKSVRSTFVAILVILISVTALPILIFVRNESDREADLALTTLNNALELQTNYMTRWFDLNIMEDMKAVSKLRSVQSLDLDAMAEDLKAMAEERTDLAKLLYFDRDGDPVLDSEVGDISQGQFNVSDRKYFKAGQKGLPYVTSIIQAKDKNSVQFIVFSVPLIIDGAFEGVILGSVRLSNLINLIKDHSFGKGGYFRIFDHNGIPLGENFSEATPCFSPDEVKNGEGLLIDNISENGKKQMLKIAPLAYGNLFVGAVLNMDEIKAGSSRIVKTHLKILIFSIIVGIFFFLLLSYSITKSIDKLQKQLSSASEMNYAPTPIPPSGMPLEIKQIWKSVENLKERVRRSIEEIREMSVRDALTGLHNRRYFEEEVSRLGRGDQDPITVAMCDVNGLKLVNDALGHEWGDKLINKAATALKNVSQPGDIVARLGGDEFALLVPKYSEKRDIGAALKARMETADSDEDIPLQMAWGIATGKASRRSIEEIIKDADERMYALKESQRNDARDTILTFFLRMISSREDRKVGHMKRCRSIMAAFVPTIDEVDEIFRKRMIRLAEIHDIGLVGVDPKILGKKGPLTDEERKEVRAHPEIGYRIAIAAPTLSDLADAILHHHQRWDGTGYPFRKDAVSGKGIPLESRIMNLVDSYEAMTHKYYGKSMTHEEAIEEIRRCSGTQFDPEWADRFLAFLKEKGPGVL from the coding sequence ATGTTCGTCGTATCCAAAAGCGTAAGAAGCACCTTCGTAGCGATACTGGTCATCCTCATATCGGTGACAGCCTTGCCGATCCTAATATTCGTAAGAAACGAAAGCGACAGAGAGGCCGACCTGGCCCTAACGACTTTGAACAACGCTCTGGAACTCCAGACAAACTATATGACCCGCTGGTTCGACCTGAACATAATGGAGGACATGAAGGCAGTATCGAAACTCCGCTCCGTCCAATCCCTCGACCTCGACGCCATGGCGGAAGACCTAAAGGCAATGGCCGAAGAAAGAACCGACCTGGCCAAATTGCTCTATTTCGATCGAGACGGAGACCCAGTCTTGGACAGCGAGGTCGGCGATATCTCCCAGGGACAGTTCAACGTATCGGACCGAAAATACTTCAAGGCGGGACAGAAAGGACTTCCCTATGTAACCTCGATCATCCAGGCCAAAGACAAAAATTCGGTTCAATTCATCGTATTCTCCGTACCCTTAATCATAGACGGGGCGTTCGAAGGAGTCATACTGGGCTCCGTAAGACTCTCCAACCTTATAAATTTGATAAAAGATCACAGCTTCGGAAAAGGAGGGTATTTCCGAATCTTCGACCATAACGGAATACCCTTAGGCGAGAATTTTTCGGAGGCAACCCCTTGTTTTTCCCCGGATGAGGTAAAAAACGGAGAGGGGCTGTTGATCGATAACATCTCGGAAAACGGTAAAAAACAAATGCTGAAAATAGCGCCCCTTGCCTACGGGAATCTTTTCGTAGGAGCAGTATTAAACATGGACGAGATCAAGGCCGGATCAAGTCGCATAGTTAAAACGCACCTCAAAATACTGATTTTCTCAATAATAGTAGGAATATTTTTCTTCCTGCTTCTGTCTTACAGCATCACCAAATCCATAGACAAACTGCAAAAACAGCTCTCCTCGGCCTCGGAGATGAACTACGCTCCGACCCCCATCCCCCCGTCGGGTATGCCGCTGGAGATAAAGCAAATCTGGAAGAGCGTAGAAAATCTTAAAGAGCGGGTTCGTAGATCCATCGAAGAGATCAGGGAGATGAGCGTAAGGGATGCACTGACGGGGCTCCACAACAGACGGTACTTCGAGGAGGAAGTCTCCCGACTGGGGCGTGGAGATCAAGACCCGATAACAGTGGCAATGTGCGACGTCAACGGACTAAAGCTGGTCAACGACGCCCTGGGACACGAGTGGGGGGACAAACTCATAAACAAGGCCGCAACGGCATTGAAGAACGTATCCCAACCGGGAGACATCGTTGCCAGGCTGGGAGGCGACGAGTTCGCCCTTCTGGTGCCGAAGTACTCGGAAAAAAGGGATATCGGGGCAGCCCTAAAGGCAAGGATGGAGACGGCTGATTCGGACGAAGATATCCCCCTACAGATGGCCTGGGGAATAGCTACAGGCAAGGCATCGAGAAGATCGATAGAGGAGATAATCAAGGACGCAGACGAGAGAATGTACGCACTTAAGGAATCTCAGAGAAACGACGCCAGAGACACCATACTGACCTTCTTCTTGAGGATGATCTCCTCAAGAGAGGATCGCAAGGTCGGACACATGAAAAGGTGCCGCTCGATAATGGCGGCCTTCGTTCCGACCATAGACGAGGTGGACGAGATCTTCCGTAAGAGGATGATCCGTCTTGCCGAAATACACGATATCGGCCTGGTAGGAGTGGATCCGAAAATACTTGGCAAGAAAGGTCCTCTAACCGACGAGGAGAGAAAAGAGGTTCGAGCCCATCCTGAGATAGGCTACCGGATCGCGATAGCCGCCCCCACCCTCTCGGACCTGGCCGACGCCATACTGCACCACCACCAGAGGTGGGACGGAACCGGCTATCCCTTCAGGAAGGACGCCGTATCGGGAAAGGGTATCCCTCTGGAAAGCAGGATAATGAACCTGGTGGATTCCTACGAGGCCATGACCCACAAATATTACGGAAAATCCATGACCCACGAGGAGGCAATCGAGGAGATACGCCGCTGTTCCGGAACTCAGTTCGACCCCGAATGGGCCGATCGTTTTCTGGCGTTTCTAAAAGAAAAAGGCCCCGGAGTTCTATGA
- the trpB gene encoding tryptophan synthase subunit beta: MNKKGYFGPYGGCYVPETLFPALEELDRVYQEVRTDGDFQEELKVLLNKYSGRPTPLYYAERLSDALGAKIYLKREDLNHTGAHKINNALGQALIARRLGKRRIIAETGAGQHGVASATAAARFGMECTVFMGELDIERQRMNVDRMRLLGAEVVPVSSGNKTLKDATNEAIRHWVAHVEDCHYIIGSVVGPHPYPSMVRDFQRIIGDETKEQIMADEGRLPDVVVACVGGGSNAMGIFYPFVEDGSVRMIGVEAAGHGVETGEHAVTLSEGRVGVLHGSRSYLLQTDDGQVIEPYSLSAGLDYPGVGPQHSFFKDSGRVEYVSVTDYQAVAAYGELCSLEGIIPALESSHALAQVSVMAPELDENTVVVVNLSGRGDKDMDSVRPFLLKEDDRI; the protein is encoded by the coding sequence ATGAATAAAAAGGGATATTTCGGTCCATACGGTGGTTGCTACGTACCGGAGACGCTTTTCCCGGCCCTGGAGGAACTGGACCGGGTCTATCAGGAGGTGCGGACCGACGGCGATTTTCAGGAGGAGCTTAAGGTACTGCTGAACAAATACAGCGGTCGTCCCACGCCTCTGTACTACGCCGAGAGGCTTTCCGACGCTCTGGGCGCAAAAATCTACCTCAAGAGGGAGGACCTGAACCACACGGGAGCCCACAAGATAAACAACGCCCTGGGCCAGGCACTCATAGCCCGCCGCCTGGGCAAGAGGCGGATAATAGCCGAGACCGGAGCGGGACAGCACGGCGTCGCCAGCGCCACCGCCGCCGCCAGATTCGGCATGGAATGCACCGTCTTCATGGGCGAGCTGGACATAGAGAGACAGAGGATGAACGTGGACCGAATGAGGCTACTCGGCGCCGAGGTCGTCCCGGTATCCTCGGGAAACAAGACCCTGAAGGACGCCACCAACGAGGCCATACGCCACTGGGTCGCCCACGTGGAGGACTGCCACTACATAATAGGCTCGGTCGTAGGCCCCCATCCCTACCCGTCCATGGTCCGAGACTTCCAGAGAATCATAGGAGACGAGACCAAAGAACAGATCATGGCCGACGAGGGACGTCTGCCCGACGTCGTCGTGGCCTGCGTGGGCGGAGGAAGCAACGCCATGGGAATCTTCTACCCCTTCGTGGAGGACGGATCGGTCCGAATGATAGGGGTCGAGGCGGCGGGACACGGGGTCGAGACGGGAGAGCACGCCGTCACGCTGTCGGAGGGCCGAGTCGGCGTCCTCCACGGTAGCAGATCCTATCTGCTCCAGACCGACGACGGACAGGTCATAGAGCCCTACTCCCTATCAGCGGGGCTGGACTACCCCGGAGTGGGACCCCAGCACAGCTTCTTCAAGGACAGCGGCAGGGTGGAGTACGTCTCAGTTACCGACTACCAGGCCGTGGCGGCATACGGCGAGCTCTGTTCCCTGGAGGGGATAATACCGGCCCTGGAAAGCTCCCACGCTCTGGCCCAGGTCTCGGTTATGGCTCCGGAGCTGGACGAAAACACCGTAGTGGTGGTGAACCTGTCCGGCCGGGGCGACAAGGACATGGACTCGGTGAGGCCGTTTCTTCTGAAGGAGGACGATCGGATATGA